In Zingiber officinale cultivar Zhangliang chromosome 8B, Zo_v1.1, whole genome shotgun sequence, a single genomic region encodes these proteins:
- the LOC122014377 gene encoding copper-transporting ATPase HMA5-like, with protein MVNAGMLMSCLRGGEVFQMSRSLSPRPRYPSMPKYPKRKESSAAVGSAGDDEDLEASSAGAEHGEEEAKKVAVFSVVGMTCAACAGSVEKAVKRLPGIHDAAVDVLNDRAQIIFYPAFVSEDRIRETIEDVGFAAALLKEEMKEEKSSLTCRLRVKGMTCTSCSTNVESALRSVPGVQKAIVALATEEAEIRYDPRIVSANRLMETVEDTGFEALLITTGEDVNRIELKIDIDGEFSTRYISMVKNSIEALPGVHHTNIDAALHKITISYKPDQTGPRNFIEIIESAGSGHLKASIYPQVRGRELHRNDDIKQYRRSFLWSLVFTIPVFLTSMVFMYIPGTKQVLDKEIVNMLRIGELLRWILSTPVQFIIGRRFYVGSYKALRRRSPNMDVLITLGTNAAYFYSLYSVLRAATSESFKSTDFFETSSMLISFILLGKYLEILAKGKTSEAIAKLMDLTPDTAILLDLDSEGNVVSETEIDSRLIQKNDVIKVVPGGKVASDGFVIWGQSHVNESMITGESRPVAKRRGDTVIGGTVNENGALHVRATHVGAESALSQIVRLVESAQMAKAPVQKLADHISKYFVPLVIALSFSTWLVWFLAGKFNSYPKSWIPSSMDSFQLALQFGISVMVIACPCALGLATPTAVMVGTGVGASQGVLIKGGQALESAHKVNCVVFDKTGTLTTGKPVVVSTRLLKNMVLRDFYEYVAAAEVNSEHPLAKAIVEYAKRFGAEEESHFWPEARDFTAITGHGVKASVRHKEVMVGNKSLMLESGIDIPDEASEILTETERNAQTGIVVAVDGEVTGIIAVSDPLKPGAREVVSLLRSMKVKSIMVTGDNWGTANAIAGDVGIDTFIAEAKPHVKAEKIKELQMSGLTVAMVGDGINDSPALVSADVGMAIGAGTDVAIEAADIVLMKSNLEDVITAIDLSRKTFFRIRMNYIWALGYNILGIPIAAGVVFPFTGFRLPPWIAGAAMAASSVSVVCCSLLLKNYTRPRKLDAIPMNQVVVVD; from the exons ATGGTGAACGCCGGGATGCTGATGTCGTGCCTCCGCGGAGGGGAGGTGTTCCAGATGTCACGGAGCCTCTCGCCGCGGCCGCGCTACCCTTCGATGCCCAAGTACCCAAAGAGGAAGGAGTCGTCGGCGGCGGTCGGCTCGGCCGGAGACGACGAGGATCTGGAGGCGAGCAGTGCTGGGGCGGAACACGGGGAGGAAGAGGCCAAGAAGGTGGCTGTGTTCTCGGTCGTCGGGATGACGTGCGCCGCCTGCGCTGGGTCGGTGGAGAAGGCAGTCAAGCGGCTGCCGGGGATCCACGACGCCGCCGTCGACGTGCTGAATGATCGCGCGCAAATCATATTCTACCCGGCCTTTGTTTCG GAGGACAGAATCAGGGAAACGATTGAAGATGTTGGTTTCGCAGCCGCACTACTAAAAGAGGAGATGAAAGAAGAAAAATCATCTCTAACATGCCGATTGCGCGTAAAAGGAATGACTTGCACTTCGTGCTCGACTAATGTCGAATCTGCTCTTCGATCTGTTCCCGGTGTACAAAAGGCCATCGTTGCTCTGGCTACCGAAGAAGCCGAGATTCGCTATGATCCTAGAATTGTAAGTGCCAACAGACTCATGGAGACAGTCGAAGACACCGGCTTTGAGGCTCTACTTATTACCACAGGAGAAGATGTTAACAGAATAGAACTGAAAATCGATATCGATGGTGAATTCTCCACGAGATACATCTCAATGGTTAAGAACTCTATCGAGGCACTCCCCGGTGTACACCACACCAACATCGATGCTGCTCTTCACAAAATTACGATATCTTACAAGCCTGATCAGACAGGGCCAAGGAATTTCATCGAAATTATCGAGTCTGCTGGATCCGGACATCTCAAGGCATCGATATACCCCCAAGTTAGGGGAAGGGAACTCCACAGAAACGACGATATTAAGCAGTATCGTCGATCTTTTCTTTGGAGTTTGGTCTTCACCATCCCGGTGTTTCTCACTTCAATGGTGTTCATGTACATCCCCGGCACTAAACAAGTTTTAGACAAGGAGATAGTCAACATGTTGAGGATCGGAGAGCTGTTGCGATGGATTTTATCGACTCCTGTCCAATTCATAATCGGTCGAAGGTTTTACGTCGGATCGTATAAAGCCTTGCGTAGAAGATCTCCAAATATGGACGTGCTGATCACTCTGGGAACAAACGCAGCGTATTTCTATTCACTCTATTCCGTGCTCAGAGCTGCGACTTCAGAGAGCTTTAAGTCGACTGATTTTTTCGAAACTAGCTCCATGCTCATATCCTTCATTCTTCTCGGGAAGTATCTTGAGATTTTAGCCAAAGGGAAGACATCGGAGGCCATTGCTAAGCTCATGGACTTGACGCCCGACACCGCAATATTGCTCGACCTTGATAGCGAAGGAAATGTAGTGAGCGAAACAGAGATAGACAGTCGACTGATTCAGAAAAACGACGTGATCAAAGTAGTGCCGGGAGGGAAAGTGGCTTCGGATGGCTTTGTTATATGGGGCCAGAGCCATGTGAACGAGAGCATGATAACTGGGGAATCAAGGCCTGTCGCGAAGAGGAGAGGCGATACTGTTATCGGTGGCACTGTCAACGAAAATGGCGCGCTGCACGTCCGCGCCACGCACGTCGGAGCAGAGAGCGCCCTTTCGCAAATCGTTCGTCTGGTGGAGTCGGCTCAAATGGCTAAAGCTCCTGTACAGAAACTTGCTGATCACATCTCCAAATACTTTGTGCCCCTT GTCATTGCTCTTTCATTTTCGACTTGGCTGGTTTGGTTCTTGGCGGGGAAGTTCAACTCCTACCCCAAGTCATGGATTCCATCTTCGATGGATAGCTTTCAGCTTGCACTTCAGTTTGGCATATCGGTCATGGTGATCGCATGTCCATGTGCCCTTGGCCTCGCCACTCCAACTGCTGTCATGGTTGGAACAGGAGTAGGTGCCTCTCAAGGTGTGCTCATTAAAGGAGGACAAGCATTGGAGAGTGCACATAAG GTGAATTGTGTCGTCTTTGATAAGACAGGCACACTTACCACTGGAAAACCTGTTGTTGTGAGCACACGGCTATTGAAGAACATGGTGCTGCGAGATTTCTATGAATATGTAGCAGCTGCTGAG GTCAACAGTGAGCACCCTTTGGCAAAAGCTATAGTTGAGTATGCTAAAAGATTTGGTGCGGAAGAAGAAAGCCATTTCTGGCCCGAAGCACGAGATTTCACTGCGATCACAGGCCACGGAGTCAAAGCTTCAGTCAGGCACAAAGAAGTCATGGTCGGTAACAAAAGCTTGATGCTGGAATCGGGAATCGATATCCCCGACGAGGCTTCTGAGATTCTCACAGAAACAGAGAGAAATGCACAGACGGGAATAGTAGTCGCCGTCGACGGAGAAGTCACCGGCATAATCGCAGTGTCTGACCCACTGAAACCCGGCGCCCGGGAAGTCGTATCTCTTCTACGATCCATGAAAGTGAAGAGCATTATGGTGACAGGGGACAACTGGGGCACTGCAAATGCAATCGCCGGCGATGTCGGAATCGACACTTTCATTGCTGAAGCAAAACCACACGTAAAGGCGGAGAAAATAAAGGAACTTCAGATGTCTGGATTAACTGTGGCGATGGTCGGAGATGGCATCAACGATTCGCCGGCGCTTGTGTCTGCCGATGTCGGGATGGCTATCGGCGCCGGAACAGACGTGGCGATCGAAGCGGCTGATATAGTTCttatgaagagcaacttggagGACGTAATAACTGcaatcgatctctcgaggaagaCATTCTTCAGGATCCGAATGAATTACATCTGGGCACTCGGCTACAACATCCTTGGAATCCCCATCGCTGCTGGAGTCGTCTTCCCTTTCACCGGATTCAGGCTGCCGCCGTGGATCGCCGGTGCTGCGATGGCTGCTTCTTCAGTGAGCGTAGTCTGCTGCTCCCTCCTGTTGAAGAACTACACGAGGCCTCGGAAGTTGGACGCCATTCCGATGAACCAAGTCGTCGTCGTCGATTAA